A single genomic interval of Gossypium raimondii isolate GPD5lz chromosome 11, ASM2569854v1, whole genome shotgun sequence harbors:
- the LOC105804776 gene encoding uncharacterized protein LOC105804776 isoform X4 yields MEFVSGFKRYMLKPDSKVQNLKDQIANLRYQRDMVQHFIVVAKEKGQEFDQYGMIWVNRAEEKIKEEEETVKNLEAQAKKRCFLGLCPNLKSLNLLNKKAEEDAQAVLELIQQAKSHKFNNESKVQNLEDQPEADKRNMEVEPEKQTSDKAKTVMEVEAKVSGSAKADTTKAKSKRIEQRRSDRGLYPGDTQETKSRPIQGFEAFESRKATVENIVEALKDPDLKIIGVNGRPGVGKTMLVKEAARRAREENMFDEVVMVTVSWNPNIKRIQREIADALGLKLDEETVFARAMRLQQWLKKQDKRVLLILDDIWDGQRLELEQVGIAIEGDQSIASEEDLGRPLMQNISENGFQKFSAVRFKILLTSTSRQVLIDMKTEEIFDVHVLTDEEAMGWIQKVVGNAANQPGYRQLLTQVVKNCAGFPVAISAIAIALRTQNFNHLVEALRKETKPIAKKEEALKSVYFTIEWSYSMLENPQLQSFFQLCALLPRGSDIHVSDLLRYNSGLRIASNVSTLEEAKKCLNKLKDAGLLLSSDNNEVVKMHDIVRDVAIWIASEEKRMFVIEDENRIEELLKERKLNSCTAISLPYNSNNKLPDNLECPRLKLLVLFNKNPSLEVPDNFFKRMSELLILDFTGMDFASLPSSFTSLRNLQRLLFDECKLNDIAIVGKLKQLDTLKILSSDIQRLPQEIGGLTRLKSLDLSNCSKLKVIPDKIISGLPYLEELLMRNSFDQWGVEGNASLSELKSLSGLIALDVHIHSVQLMPAELFSEKLNRYKILIGEVWDWSRKYEKERTLKLQLTKGIHLDRGIKLLLQKTEDLYLDEMQGIKNLLYELDGTGFPQLENLYIQNGPELLFIINSMEVASRKAFPILKSLVLQNLINLEKICQGKLEEECFNRLQIISVECCDRLKNLFPFSMTKMLVQLQEIKVSKCKSIEEIVTEEREQNAGIATNKTEFGQLRSLTLKLLPELRSFCSKEKSRSIYQLEPVNTWSWLLFDGKVVFPVLEKLQLSCINIERLWLKSSYYSQNLTSLAIEGCGNLKHIFSPSITRCLLRLKSFEIIDCKCIREIIVPDEVKEKEKETETKEKVKEEEKEEIDKILFPQLNSLKMINLVNLVGFCSESCFLEFPSLKLLEIENCPRLKEFMHKPQSTDITTVIGTLEINKENDHHLGEQALFNAKVAFPKLEKLKISRLGTVKIWHGQLHTDSFSKLKEMKVGYCNDILTIFPSIKEWNFQGLETLIVFNCNSLQHIFESSDIKVGTQLRRLYISHLPKLEHVCNEDSQSNLTFENIRNVYIQDCWCLKSLFPASVAKGLKQLVDLTIDSCGLEVVISEGKVQNQDVNEFEFPEVCSLTLQNLPELKCFYPAEYEAKWPKLKKLKTYHCGHEVLGMEEHQSSNQKPLFFFEKVIHDLEELSLNSKHISVIRNHPFQVGIFSRIKVLQVLGYHDKPVVFLFNLLEKFNNLKKLELIHCDFKGNFIDEGDESEKKTERETVSLLNTGYIGEQNSQLPHVVLNLEALEFRRCDGSISLGLYLSSFQNLITLDLWQCKATALITSSVARNLVQLIKMRIRDCIMVREIVAKEKDDAKDLVSFCKLKFLVLHYLPNLSSFCSEEYSFQFPSLEQVIVRQCPKLKIFCQGVLSTPQLHRVRLSEKDYKGFWAGELNATISQLHKNTVRYYEQEHLKLHEFPELGEIWNTVPRGIIDFKRLKCLEVYVCNNLRYMLTVSMAADLVQLQQIKVKNCKVIEEIIRDDKSTTMKIIFPQLKTITIKSCLGLSWFSSGSFALECPNLKEITLVGCPKMVAFASTVSNELHNEIIGGEYLNILVKDASNVSAKPLFSNKVSLPLLKDLTIVDMGNLERIWDDQLEMNSFSKLKHLEVHSCVKLSNIFPLNMLERLQRLKNLQVMECASLEELFEHKFNEAEINTKFVFPQMTYLNLSMLPKLKSFYSGVHTTEWPLLKKLDVYGCDKVEIFASEYSSFHETRGQHPLFWINMGTFPCLEELRLESNGNMKEIWHGQLPEGYFKLKVLELINSPPLTVLPPYFFRSLSNLQNFVLSDASINEIFPYEEPGGDEKLEGARAQLSVLRLSKLHELTHFWKENFKPGAIFCNMRVLEVQDCGKLNVLVPSSVSFENLTTLEVSRCEGLKHLFAHSTAKSLVQLSRMSVTDCKMLEEIVTCPGDEVKEAIVFTQLKYLGLSCLPNIESFCSGNCTFKFPSLETVTMRHCPKMKTSPRERFIAPKLKRVYSREAGGEGHWEGDQNTTIQLLFMETVEYRGIEYVVLSDSSKLMEIRNWNPQGILDFKNLKFLKVHNCRNLRCPFNPSMAMDLVHLEKLEIHDCEMLEEVIIRKGLPKRERMSKKMFPKLVTLLLISLPNLTRFYSGNYLEFPFLKELWIQSCPMLNTFISGSVTRNNSRQNIHTDLTVLIDEKVAFPSLEKLGIMDMGSLRKIYNDQISMDSFSKLKKYFSVKALRKKCKHGNLIVLVIYGCLNFLSYCISGRKSLSVNLEHIFET; encoded by the exons atggAGTTTGTTTCTGGGTTTAAACGTTACATGTTGAAGCCTGATAGTAAAGTTCAGAATCTCAAGGATCAAATTGCGAATCTGAGATACCAAAGAGACATGGTGCAGCATTTCATTGTTGTTGCCAAGGAAAAGGGACAAGAGTTTGACCAATATGGCATGATTTGGGTGAATCGCGCagaggagaaaatcaaggaagagGAAGAGACAGTGAAAAACCTTGAAGCGCAAGCAAAGAAGAGGTGTTTCCTTGGCCTGTGTCCTAATTTGAAGTCTCTTAACTTGCTCAACAAGAAAGCTGAAGAGGATGCACAAGCTGTTCTGGAGCTCATTCAACAAGCAAAATCTCACAAGTTCAACAATGAGAGCAAGGTTCAAAACTTGGAAGATCAACCTGAAGCTGATAAAAGAAACATGGAAGTTGAACCGGAGAAGCAAACCAGTGATAAGGCCAAGACGGTGATGGAAGTTGAAGCTAAGGTCAGTGGTTCAGCAAAAGCTGACACCACGAAGGCCAAGAGCAAGCGGATTGAACAACGCCGGTCCGATAGAGGTTTATATCCTGGTGATACCCAGGAGACAAAGTCTAGGCCTATTCAAGGCTTTGAGGCTTTCGAATCGAGGAAAGCTACAGTGGAGAATATTGTGGAAGCTTTAAAGGATCCTGATCTGAAGATCATTGGAGTAAATGGGAGGCCTGGTGTAGGCAAGACCATGCTAGTGAAAGAAGCTGCTAGGAGAGCCAGGGAAGAAAACATGTTTGATGAGGTTGTGATGGTAACTGTTTCATGGAATCCAAACATAAAAAGAATTCAGCGAGAAATTGCAGATGCACTAGGCCTGAAACTTGATGAGGAGACTGTGTTTGCAAGAGCAATGAGACTGCAGCAGTGGTTGAAGAAACAAGATAAGAGAGTTCTTCTAATTTTAGATGATATTTGGGATGGCCAAAGACTGGAATTGGAACAAGTTGGGATTGCTATTGAAGGTGACCAGAGTATTGCAAGTGAAGAAGATCTAGGGCGGCCATTGATGCAAAATATCAGCGAAAATGGTTTTCAGAAATTCTCTGCTGTTAGATTCAAAATATTGCTGACTTCCACAAGTCGACAGGTACTCATTGATATGAAAACGGAAGAAATTTTCGATGTCCACGTGTTAACTGATGAAGAAGCAATGGGGTGGATTCAGAAAGTTGTGGGCAATGCAGCAAACCAGCCTGGTTACCGACAACTACTGACTCAAGTTGTGAAAAACTGTGCAGGTTTTCCGGTTGCTATTTCAGCAATTGCAATTGCACTGAGAACACAAAACTTCAACCATTTGGTGGAGGCTTTGCGAAAAGAAACAAAGCCAATTGCAAAAAAGGAAGAAGCGCTCAAAAGTGTTTACTTCACTATAGAGTGGAGTTACAGTATGTTAGAGAACCCTCAATTGCAGTCATTTTTCCAACTCTGTGCCTTGCTGCCCCGGGGCTCTGACATTCACGTATCTGATTTGCTAAGATACAACTCGGGCTTGAGAATAGCAAGTAATGTTAGCACATTGGAAGAAGCCAAAAAATGTTTGAATAAGCTCAAAGATGCAGGTTTACTACTCAGCAGTGACAACAATGAAGTGGTGAAAATGCATGACATTGTTCGTGATGTCGCCATTTGGATTGCATCTGAAGAAAAGCGGATGTTTGTTATAGAGGATGAAAACCGTATCGAAGAGCTGCTAAAGGAAAGAAAACTCAACAGTTGCACTGCCATTTCGCTGCCATACAATAGCAATAACAAGTTGCCAGACAATCTCGAATGCCCCAGGCTAAAGTTGCTGGTTTTGTTCAACAAAAATCCATCGTTAGAAGTCCCAGACAATTTCTTTAAGCGGATGAGTGAACTCTTGATATTAGATTTCACTGGTATGGATTTTGCTTCCCTGCCTTCATCATTTACTTCTTTAAGAAACCTTCAAAGGTTGCTTTTCGATGAATGTAAGTTGAATGACATTGCAATTGTTGGGAAGCTGAAGCAATTGGATACACTTAAAATTCTCAGTTCTGATATTCAGAGATTGCCCCAGGAAATAGGGGGACTAACAAGGCTTAAGTCCTTAGACTTGAGCAATTGTTCTAAGCTTAAAGTCATTCCAGATAAAATCATATCAGGCTTGCCTTATTTAGAAGAACTGCTTATGCGCAACAGCTTCGATCAATGGGGTGTTGAAGGCAATGCCAGCCTTAGTGAATTGAAGTCTTTGTCTGGTCTAATTGCTTTGGATGTCCATATTCATTCTGTTCAACTTATGCCAGCAGAACTATTCTCTGAAAAACTGAATCGGTACAAGATTCTTATCGGGGAGGTCTGGGACTGGTCCAGAAAGTATGAAAAGGAGAGGACACTGAAACTCCAGCTTACTAAGGGAATTCACTTGGATCGTGGAATTAAACTGTTGTTGCAGAAAACTGAAGATCTATATCTAGATGAAATGCAAGGCATCAAGAACCTGCTGTATGAGTTGGATGGCACTGGTTTTCCACAGCTCGAGAATCTCTACATACAAAATGGTCCAGAATTACTGTTCATTATTAACTCTATGGAGGTGGCATCACGTAAAGCCTTTCCTATCCTCAAATCACTAGTTCTTCAGAATCTGATTAATTTGGAGAAGATTTGTCAAGGCAAACTTGAAGAAGAATGTTTCAATAGATTGCAAATCATAAGTGTCGAATGTTGTGACCGACTCAAGAATCTTTTTCCATTCTCCATGACCAAAATGCTTGTCCAACTTCaagaaattaaagtttcaaagtGCAAAAGCATTGAAGAGATCGTTACTGAAGAGAGAGAGCAAAATGCTGGTATAGCAACCAATAAAACTGAGTTTGGCCAATTGCGATCCTTAACACTGAAGCTTCTACCAGAGCTTCGTAGTTTCTGCTCCAAAGAGAAAAGCCGTTCCATTTATCAACTGGAACCGGTGAATACATGGTCTTGGCTACTTTTTGATGGAAAG GTTGTGTTTCCTGTCCTTGAGAAACTGCAGTTGTCCTGCATCAACATTGAAAGGCTATGGCTGAAATCATCTTACTACAGTCAGAACTTGACAAGCTTGGCAATTGAGGGTTGTGGTAACCTTAAACACATTTTTTCACCTTCTATCACTAGATGCTTATTGAGACTCAAAAGCTTTGAGATAATTGACTGCAAATGTATAAGAGAGATTATAGTTCCAGATgaagtaaaagaaaaggaaaaagaaacagaaacaaaagaaaaagtaaaagaagaagaaaaagaagagattgACAAGATATTGTTCCCCCAGCTAAATTCCttgaaaatgataaatcttGTGAACTTAGTCGGATTCTGCTCGGAGAGTTGCTTTCTTGAGTTCCCATCTTTGAAGCTTTTGGAGATAGAGAATTGCCCACGGTTGAAGGAGTTTATGCACAAACCTCAGAGTACAGACATCACAACTGTCATTGGAACTCTAGAAATAAACAAAGAGAATGATCATCATTTAGGTGAACAAGCTCTCTTTAATGCAAAG GTTGCATTTCCAAAGTTGGAGAAATTGAAGATCTCCCGTTTGGGAACTGTGAAGATATGGCACGGTCAACTCCACACAGATTCTTTTAGCAAACTAAAAGAAATGAAGGTTGGATATTGTAATGATATATTGACTATTTTCCCATCTATTAAGGAGTGGAACTTCCAGGGATTAGAAACACTAATAGTTTTCAACTGCAATTCACTACAACATATTTTTGAATCATCGGACATCAAAGTAGGCACTCAGCTAAGAAGATTGTATATTTCTCATCTTCCAAAGCTGGAACATGTCTGTAATGAGGATTCCCAAAGCAATCTTACCTTTGAAAATATACGAAATGTATACATTCAAGACTGTTGGTGTCTGAAAAGTCTTTTTCCAGCATCAGTGGCAAAAGGTCTTAAACAACTCGTAGATCTCACAATTGATTCTTGTGGATTGGAAGTGGTTATTTCAGAGGGGAAAGTACAGAACCAAGATGTTAATGAGTTTGAATTTCCTGAAGTCTGCTCTCTTACACTTCAGAACCTGCCTGAACTGAAATGCTTTTACCCAGCAGAATATGAAGCAAAATGGCCAAAGTTAAAAAAGTTGAAGACTTATCATTGTGGCCATGAAGTGCTTGGGATGGAAGAACATCAGTCCTCAAATCAAAAGccacttttcttttttgaaaag GTGATCCATGATTTGGAGGAGTTGTCATTAAACAGCAAGCACATTTCAGTAATACGCAATCATCCATTTCAAGTAGGCATCTTCAGCCGCATAAAAGTTCTTCAAGTGCTTGGCTATCACGACAAAccagttgtttttctatttaatcttCTAGAAAAATTTAACAATCTGAAAAAGCTTGAGCTGATTCATTGTGATTTCAAAGGGAACTTCATTGATGAAGGAGatgaaagtgaaaagaaaacgGAAAGGGAGACGGTTAGTCTTCTGAACACCGGCTACATAGGGGAGCAAAACTCACAACTACCCCATGTTGTCCTAAATCTTGAAGCTCTTGAATTTAGGAGATGTGATGGTTCGATCAGTTTGGGACTATACTTGTCATCCTTTCAAAATCTCATAACTTTGGACCTGTGGCAGTGCAAAGCAACTGCCTTAATTACATCTTCAGTAGCTCGGAATCTGGTGCAGCTGATAAAAATGAGGATTAGAGACTGCATTATGGTGAGAGAAATAGTTGCAAAAGAGAAAGATGATGCAAAAGACTTAGTAAGTTTCTGCAAGCTGAAATTCTTAGTACTTCATTATTTACCAAACCTTTCAAGCTTCTGTTCAGAGGAATACAGCTTTCAGTTCCCATCTTTGGAACAAGTTATTGTGAGACAATGTCCCAAATTAAAGATCTTTTGTCAGGGAGTCTTAAGTACCCCGCAGTTACATAGAGTGAGGCTATCAGAAAAGGACTATAAGGGGTTTTGGGCTGGTGAGCTCAATGCCACCATATCTCAGTTGCACAAAAATACA GTAAGATATTATGAGCAAGAGCATTTGAAACTTCATGAGTTTCCTGAGTTGGGGGAAATCTGGAATACAGTTCCTCGAGGAATTATAGACTTCAAAAGACTCAAATGTCTGGAAGTGTATGTCTGTAACAACCTGAGATACATGTTAACAGTTTCCATGGCTGCAGATCTTGTGCAGCTGCAGcagataaaagtaaaaaattgcaAAGTAATTGAAGAAATCATCAGAGATGACAAATCAACTACAATGAAGATCATATTCCCTCAGCTTAAAACAATAACTATCAAGTCTTGTTTGGGCTTGTCATGGTTTTCCTCAGGAAGTTTTGCATTGGAATGTCCAAACTTGAAGGAAATTACGTTAGTTGGCTGTCCAAAGATGGTTGCATTTGCATCCACTGTTTCAAACGAGCTGCACAATGAGATCATCGGTGGAGAATATTTGAATATTCTTGTAAAGGATGCCTCCAATGTCTCTGCTAAACCCTTGTTCAGTAATAAG GTGTCATTACCTTTGTTAAAGGATTTGACAATTGTAGACATGGGGAATCTGGAAAGGATATGGGATGACCAACTTGAGATGAACTCCTTCTCCAAATTAAAACACCTTGAAGTTCATAGTTGTGTGAAACTATCAAACATTTTCCCACTTAATATGCTGGAAAGACTTCAGAGACTAAAAAATCTGCAAGTAATGGAGTGTGCCTCATTAGAAGAATTATTCGAACACAAATTCAATGAGGCAGAAATAAACACCAAGTTTGTATTTCCTCAAATGACATACCTGAACCTTTCTATGCTACCAAAACTGAAGAGTTTCTACTCTGGGGTGCATACCACCGAATGgccattattaaaaaaattggatgtTTATGGATGTGACAAAGTGGAGATATTTGCTTCAGAATATTCAAGCTTCCATGAAACACGAGGACAGCATCCCTTATTTTGGATCAATATG GGCACATTCCCTTGTTTAGAAGAACTGAGATTGGAAAGCAATGGCAACATGAAAGAGATATGGCATGGACAACTTCCAGAAGGGTATTTTAAGCTGAAAGTTCTGGAGCTCATAAATTCTCCACCACTGACTGTTCTTCCACCTTATTTCTTTCGATCACTATcaaatcttcaaaattttgttCTGAGTGATGCTTCCATTAATGAAATATTCCCATATGAAGAACCTGGTGGTGACGAAAAGCTGGAAGGGGCACGTGCTCAGTTAAGTGTACTGAGGTTATCCAAACTCCATGAACTGACACATTTTTGGAAGGAGAATTTTAAGCCTGGAGCAATTTTCTGTAACATGAGAGTTCTAGAAGTGCAGGATTGTGGTAAATTAAACGTTCTAGTGCCATCCTCGGTGTCTTTCGAGAATTTGACAACTCTAGAAGTGTCCAGGTGTGAGGGACTTAAACATTTATTTGCACACTCCACAGCTAAAAGCCTGGTGCAGCTTAGTAGAATGAGTGTAACCGATTGCAAAATGCTAGAAGAAATTGTAACATGCCCAGGTGATGAAGTGAAGGAAGCCATTGTTTTCACTCAGCTAAAGTATTTGGGACTTAGTTGTCTGCCAAACATAGAGAGCTTTTGCTCAGGAAACTGCACCTTTAAATTCCCTTCATTGGAAACTGTAACCATGAGACATTGCCCAAAGATGAAAACTTCGCCTCGGGAAAGGTTTATTGCACCAAAACTAAAACGGGTGTATTCAAGAGAAGCTGGAGGTGAAGGCCACTGGGAAGGCGATCAAAACACCACCATACAGCTTTTGTTCATGGAAACG GTTGAATACCGTGGGATTGAATATGTGGTACTCTCTGATTCCTCTAAGTTGATGGAAATAAGAAACTGGAATCCACAAGGAATTTTGGACTTTAAAAACCTTAAGTTTCTGAAAGTTCATAACTGTAGAAACTTGAGATGTCCATTTAACCCTTCCATGGCCATGGACCTTGTGCATCTTGAAAAACTTGAGATTCATGATTGTGAGATGTTGGAAGAGGTAATAATCAGAAAAGGATTACCAAAAAGAGAAAGGATGAGCAAGAAAATGTTCCCTAAACTGGTAACTTTATTGCTTATTTCCCTCCCCAATCTCACAAGATTTTACTCAGGAAATTACCTTGAGTTCCCCTTCTTGAAAGAACTTTGGATTCAGAGTTGCCCTATGTTGAATACATTCATCTCTGGTTCTGTAACTAGAAACAACTCAAGGCAGAATATACATACTGATTTGACAGTTTTAATTGATGAAAAG GTGGCATTCCCCTCCTTGGAGAAATTAGGAATAATGGACATGGGAAGCCTGAGAAAGATTTATAATGACCAAATTTCTATGGATTCATTCTCCAAACTAAAG AAATATTTCAGTGTAAAAGCACTGAGAAAAAAATGCAAGCATGGGAACTTGATAGTTTTAGTGATTTACGGTTGTCTAAACTTCCTGAGTTATTGCATCTCTGGAAGGAAGAGTTTGAGTGTCAACCTGGAACACATTTTCGAAACCTGA